The following are encoded in a window of Rosa chinensis cultivar Old Blush chromosome 4, RchiOBHm-V2, whole genome shotgun sequence genomic DNA:
- the LOC112196848 gene encoding uncharacterized protein LOC112196848 isoform X1, with translation MKVAVIGSGISGLVSAYVLAKEGVEVVLYEKKDYLGGHARIVTCDGVDLDLGFMVFNHVMYPNMMEFFENLGVDMETCDMSFSVSLDKGRGCEWGSRNSFSSLFAEKKNLFNPYFWKMLQEITKFKHDLISYLEVLESNTDIDRNETLGQFIESHHYSELFRKAYLIPICSSILSCPSEGVISLSAYSVLSVCRNYQLLQLFGGPQWLTVKWRSQCYVKKVKEVLESKGCQIRTGCEVHKVSTTDEGGTVFTGDGFEEIYNGCIIAIQAPKAVRILGDQATPDELRILGAFQYVYRDIFLHRDKTLMPQNLAAWSALNYLGSTDNKVCLTYWLNQLQDLGEISQPYLVTLNPDHTPNHTLLKWSTSHPVLSVAASKASLDLPQIQGKRGIWFCGAYQGYGFHEDGLKAGMAAAHGMLGKGCALLRNPKHMAFSTTETAARLFVTRFLRHYISTGCLILLEEGGTMFTFEGSRKDCSLKSVLKVHSPQFYWKVMTKADLGIADAYIDGDFSFNDKDQGLLNLIMLLIANGDSNASKSNKKRGRWQPLFFTATIGSIASARYFFQHALKKNSLAQARRNISHHYDLRNELFSLFLGETMMYSAAIFKTEDEELNTAQLRKISTLIDKARIDENHEVLDIGCGWGTLAIEAVKRTGCRYTGITLSEEQLKFAEKKVKDAGLQHRIKFLLCDYRQLPSDHKYDRIISCEMLEHVGHEFMDEFFSCCESVLAKNGLFILQFTSIADERYDEYRRSSGFLNEYIFPGGCLLSLSRVTSAMAASSRLCVEHLENIGIHYYQTLRCWRKNFLERQSEILALGFNENFIRTWEYYFDYCAAGFKSYTPLRNYQIVFSRPGNALTFNNPYKGFPSAY, from the exons ATGAAAGTGGCAGTGATTGGTTCTGGTATTAGTGGTTTGGTCTCAGCCTATGTTCTTGCAAAAGAAGGCGTTGAAGTGGTTCTATATGAGAAAAAAGACTACCTGGGTGGCCATGCCAGGATTGTCACATGTGATGGTGTTGATTTGGACCTTGGTTTCATGGTCTTCAATCAT GTGATGTATCCAAATATGATGGAGTTCTTTGAGAACCTTGGAGTTGATATGGAGACATGCGACATGTCCTTCTCAGTGAGTTTAGATAAAGGACGGGGCTGTGAATGGGGTAGTCGAAATAGTTTTTCAAGCTTGTTTGCAGAAAAGAAGAACTTGTTCAACCCATACTTCTGGAAAATGCTTCAAGAAATCACCAAGTTTAAGCATGATTTGATCAG TTATCTTGAGGTGCTTGAGAGTAACACAGACATTGACCGGAATGAAACCTTGGGGCAGTTTATTGAGTCACATCACTACTCTGAACTATTTAGGAAGGCTTACCTT ATTCCAATATGTAGTTCAATCTTGTCGTGTCCTTCAGAAGGAGTTATAAGCTTGTCAGCTTACTCTGTGCTTTCGGTTTGTCGCAATTATCAACTACTTCAG CTATTTGGCGGCCCACAGTGGCTTACCGTCAAATGGCGTTCACAGTGTTATGTGAAGAAG GTGAAAGAAGTGTTGGAGAGTAAGGGTTGTCAGATAAGAACCGGCTGTGAGGTACATAAAGTTTCCACAACTGATGAGG GTGGAACTGTTTTTACTGGGGATGGTTTTGAGGAAATTTACAATGGATGCATTATTGCTATTCAAGCCCCCAAAGCCGTGAGAATATTAGGAGATCAGGCAACACCTGATGAATTGAGAATACTTGGCGCCTTCCAATATGTATACCG TGATATTTTCCTTCATCGTGACAAAACTTTAATGCCCCAAAACCTAGCAGCATGGAGTGCATTGAACTATCTTGGAAGTACTGACAACAAAGTATGTTTGACATACTGGCTCAATCAGCTTCAG GACCTCGGTGAAATAAGTCAACCATATCTTGTGACACTCAATCCAGATCATACACCAAACCACACCTTGCTTAAGTGGTCAACAAGCCATCCAGTCCTATCTGTTGCAGCATCAAAAGCTTCGCTGGATCTTCCTCAAATTCAAGGAAAGAGAGGAATTTGGTTTTGTGGAGCATACCAGG GTTATGGCTTCCATGAGGATGGGCTAAAG GCTGGAATGGCTGCAGCCCATGGTATGCTTGGAAAAGGTTGTGCCCTGTTAAGAAACCCAAAACATATGGCTTTTTCAACGACTGAAACAGCGGCACGCTTGTTTGTTACTAGATTTCTTAGACATTATATATCTACCGGATGTTTGAT CTTATTAGAAGAGGGCGGCACAATGTTCACCTTTGAGGGAAGCAGAAAGGACTGTTCTCTAAAATCCGTTCTCAAAGTTCACAGTCCTCAGTTTTACTGGAAA GTAATGACGAAGGCTGATTTAGGCATTGCAGATGCATATATCGATGGTGATTTTTCTTTCAATGATAAAGACCAAGGTCTTCTAAATCTTATTATG CTTCTCATTGCCAACGGAGATTCTAATGCctcaaaatcaaacaagaaaag GGGAAGGTGGCAGCCTTTGTTTTTCACAGCCACCATAGGCTCTATAGCCTCAGCCAGATACTTCTTTCAGCATGCTTTGAAGAAAAATAGTCTTGCACAGGCTCGAAGGAATATATCTCATCATTATGATCTG CGTAATGAACTATTTTCGTTGTTCTTGggcgaaacaatgatgtattccgcTGCAATATTTAAG ACAGAAGATGAGGAATTGAATACTGCACAGCTTAGGAAAATCTCTACTCTCATTGATAAG GCTAGAATCGATGAGAACCATGAGGTTCTAGATATTGGTTGTGGTTGGGGAACCTTAGCTATTGAAGCAGTTAAACGAACGGGCTGCAGATACACCGGCATCACTCTATCTGAGGAACAACTTAAATTTGctgaaaagaaagtgaaagatGCTGGACTTCAG CACCGGATCAAGTTCCTTCTGTGTGACTACCGCCAATTGCCTTCTGACCACAAATATGACAGAATCATTTCTTG CGAGATGTTAGAACATGTCGGCCATGAATTTATGGATGAGTTCTTTTCTTGCTGTGAGTCTGTATTGGCAAAAAATGGGCTTTTTATTCTCCAG TTCACATCTATAGCGGATGAACGCTATGATGAGTACAGGCGAAGTTCAGGCTTCTTAAACGAATATATATTTCCTGGTGGATGTCTACTTTCATTAAGTAGGGTAACATCAGCCATGGCGGCTTCTTCTAGACTCTG TGTGGAGCACTTGGAAAACATCGGAATTCACTATTACCAAACACTACGATGTTGGAGAAAGAATTTTTTAGAGAGGCAGAG
- the LOC112196848 gene encoding uncharacterized protein LOC112196848 isoform X2 — protein MKVAVIGSGISGLVSAYVLAKEGVEVVLYEKKDYLGGHARIVTCDGVDLDLGFMVFNHVMYPNMMEFFENLGVDMETCDMSFSVSLDKGRGCEWGSRNSFSSLFAEKKNLFNPYFWKMLQEITKFKHDLISYLEVLESNTDIDRNETLGQFIESHHYSELFRKAYLIPICSSILSCPSEGVISLSAYSVLSVCRNYQLLQLFGGPQWLTVKWRSQCYVKKVKEVLESKGCQIRTGCEVHKVSTTDEGGTVFTGDGFEEIYNGCIIAIQAPKAVRILGDQATPDELRILGAFQYVYRDIFLHRDKTLMPQNLAAWSALNYLGSTDNKVCLTYWLNQLQDLGEISQPYLVTLNPDHTPNHTLLKWSTSHPVLSVAASKASLDLPQIQGKRGIWFCGAYQGYGFHEDGLKAGMAAAHGMLGKGCALLRNPKHMAFSTTETAARLFVTRFLRHYISTGCLILLEEGGTMFTFEGSRKDCSLKSVLKVHSPQFYWKVMTKADLGIADAYIDGDFSFNDKDQGLLNLIMLLIANGDSNASKSNKKRGRWQPLFFTATIGSIASARYFFQHALKKNSLAQARRNISHHYDLRNELFSLFLGETMMYSAAIFKTEDEELNTAQLRKISTLIDKARIDENHEVLDIGCGWGTLAIEAVKRTGCRYTGITLSEEQLKFAEKKVKDAGLQHRIKFLLCDYRQLPSDHKYDRIISCEMLEHVGHEFMDEFFSCCESVLAKNGLFILQFTSIADERYDEYRRSSGFLNEYIFPGGCLLSLSRVTSAMAASSRLCVEHLENIGIHYYQTLRCWRKNFLERQRLCFHVPEMLSHSTIHIRVSLQHIDGSAL, from the exons ATGAAAGTGGCAGTGATTGGTTCTGGTATTAGTGGTTTGGTCTCAGCCTATGTTCTTGCAAAAGAAGGCGTTGAAGTGGTTCTATATGAGAAAAAAGACTACCTGGGTGGCCATGCCAGGATTGTCACATGTGATGGTGTTGATTTGGACCTTGGTTTCATGGTCTTCAATCAT GTGATGTATCCAAATATGATGGAGTTCTTTGAGAACCTTGGAGTTGATATGGAGACATGCGACATGTCCTTCTCAGTGAGTTTAGATAAAGGACGGGGCTGTGAATGGGGTAGTCGAAATAGTTTTTCAAGCTTGTTTGCAGAAAAGAAGAACTTGTTCAACCCATACTTCTGGAAAATGCTTCAAGAAATCACCAAGTTTAAGCATGATTTGATCAG TTATCTTGAGGTGCTTGAGAGTAACACAGACATTGACCGGAATGAAACCTTGGGGCAGTTTATTGAGTCACATCACTACTCTGAACTATTTAGGAAGGCTTACCTT ATTCCAATATGTAGTTCAATCTTGTCGTGTCCTTCAGAAGGAGTTATAAGCTTGTCAGCTTACTCTGTGCTTTCGGTTTGTCGCAATTATCAACTACTTCAG CTATTTGGCGGCCCACAGTGGCTTACCGTCAAATGGCGTTCACAGTGTTATGTGAAGAAG GTGAAAGAAGTGTTGGAGAGTAAGGGTTGTCAGATAAGAACCGGCTGTGAGGTACATAAAGTTTCCACAACTGATGAGG GTGGAACTGTTTTTACTGGGGATGGTTTTGAGGAAATTTACAATGGATGCATTATTGCTATTCAAGCCCCCAAAGCCGTGAGAATATTAGGAGATCAGGCAACACCTGATGAATTGAGAATACTTGGCGCCTTCCAATATGTATACCG TGATATTTTCCTTCATCGTGACAAAACTTTAATGCCCCAAAACCTAGCAGCATGGAGTGCATTGAACTATCTTGGAAGTACTGACAACAAAGTATGTTTGACATACTGGCTCAATCAGCTTCAG GACCTCGGTGAAATAAGTCAACCATATCTTGTGACACTCAATCCAGATCATACACCAAACCACACCTTGCTTAAGTGGTCAACAAGCCATCCAGTCCTATCTGTTGCAGCATCAAAAGCTTCGCTGGATCTTCCTCAAATTCAAGGAAAGAGAGGAATTTGGTTTTGTGGAGCATACCAGG GTTATGGCTTCCATGAGGATGGGCTAAAG GCTGGAATGGCTGCAGCCCATGGTATGCTTGGAAAAGGTTGTGCCCTGTTAAGAAACCCAAAACATATGGCTTTTTCAACGACTGAAACAGCGGCACGCTTGTTTGTTACTAGATTTCTTAGACATTATATATCTACCGGATGTTTGAT CTTATTAGAAGAGGGCGGCACAATGTTCACCTTTGAGGGAAGCAGAAAGGACTGTTCTCTAAAATCCGTTCTCAAAGTTCACAGTCCTCAGTTTTACTGGAAA GTAATGACGAAGGCTGATTTAGGCATTGCAGATGCATATATCGATGGTGATTTTTCTTTCAATGATAAAGACCAAGGTCTTCTAAATCTTATTATG CTTCTCATTGCCAACGGAGATTCTAATGCctcaaaatcaaacaagaaaag GGGAAGGTGGCAGCCTTTGTTTTTCACAGCCACCATAGGCTCTATAGCCTCAGCCAGATACTTCTTTCAGCATGCTTTGAAGAAAAATAGTCTTGCACAGGCTCGAAGGAATATATCTCATCATTATGATCTG CGTAATGAACTATTTTCGTTGTTCTTGggcgaaacaatgatgtattccgcTGCAATATTTAAG ACAGAAGATGAGGAATTGAATACTGCACAGCTTAGGAAAATCTCTACTCTCATTGATAAG GCTAGAATCGATGAGAACCATGAGGTTCTAGATATTGGTTGTGGTTGGGGAACCTTAGCTATTGAAGCAGTTAAACGAACGGGCTGCAGATACACCGGCATCACTCTATCTGAGGAACAACTTAAATTTGctgaaaagaaagtgaaagatGCTGGACTTCAG CACCGGATCAAGTTCCTTCTGTGTGACTACCGCCAATTGCCTTCTGACCACAAATATGACAGAATCATTTCTTG CGAGATGTTAGAACATGTCGGCCATGAATTTATGGATGAGTTCTTTTCTTGCTGTGAGTCTGTATTGGCAAAAAATGGGCTTTTTATTCTCCAG TTCACATCTATAGCGGATGAACGCTATGATGAGTACAGGCGAAGTTCAGGCTTCTTAAACGAATATATATTTCCTGGTGGATGTCTACTTTCATTAAGTAGGGTAACATCAGCCATGGCGGCTTCTTCTAGACTCTG TGTGGAGCACTTGGAAAACATCGGAATTCACTATTACCAAACACTACGATGTTGGAGAAAGAATTTTTTAGAGAGGCAGAG